A part of Populus alba chromosome 8, ASM523922v2, whole genome shotgun sequence genomic DNA contains:
- the LOC118061029 gene encoding uncharacterized protein isoform X2: MFMTAEVLGKFFLLQKDTRCSFPMAAAATTNSLLFVRPRPMFANNIKRSQMMMACCCSVGEQVFSVTPSNNYEVDYLGQSTKGDLNLNLDHLDAVGIDGPATFQGPIEEVARKNAEEAENLLNDLGISSPSSATNSSRGIFCSRTLNLRSISAIGYDMDYTLIHYNVKAWEGRAYDYCMGNLQSMGFPVDGLAFDPDLVIRGLVIDKEKGNLVKADRFGYVKRAMHGTRMLSTQDVSEMYGRELVDLRKENRWEFLNTLFSVSEAVAYMQMVERYDEGAISAEICPPDYRGLYKAVGKALFRAHVEGQLKSEIMSNPELFVEPDPELPLALLDQKEAGKKLLLITNSDYHYTDKMMKHSFNRFLPNDMGWRDLFDMVIISARKPEFFQMSHPLYEVVTGEGLMRPCFKAQKGGLYSGGSAQMVENSLDIHGDEILYVGDHIYTDVSQSKVHQLWRTALICRELEEEYSALIHSRDHRATLIELINQKEVVGDLFNQLRLALQRRNTGRPAQCYQHLT; this comes from the exons ATGTTTATGACGGCGGAGGTTTTGGGAAAATTCTTCTTGCTGCAAAAAGACACCCGCTGTAGCTTTCCAATGGCTGCTGCGGCAACCACTAATTCTCTTCTTTTTGTCAGACCAAGACCCATGTTTGCAAATAACATTAAAAGATCTCAGATGATGATGGCGTGCTGTTGTAGTGTTGGAGAACAAGTCTTCTCAGTCACACCCTCTAATAATTACGAGGTTGATTATTTAGGACAGAGCACTAAAGGGGATTTGAATCTTAACCTTGACCATCTTGACGCCGTTG GAATTGATGGTCCAGCAACTTTTCAAGGTCCAATTGAGGAGGTTGCTAGAAAAAATGCTGAAGAAGCTGAGAATTTGCTTAATGACTTGGGCATTTCG AGTCCCTCTTCAGCAACGAATTCATCCCGAGGCATATTTTGCAGTCGTACTTTAAATCTGAGGTCAATTAGTGCCATTGGATATGACATGGACTACACTTTGATACATTACAATGTGAAG GCCTGGGAAGGACGGGCTTATGATTATTGCATGGGAAATTTACAAAGCATGGGTTTCCCAGTTGATGGACTTGCATTTGATCCAGACTTGGTAATTAGAGGTCTTGTTATAGACAAAGAGAAAGGCAACCTAGTTAAAGCAGATCGGTTTGGTTATGTAAAAAGGGCAATGCATGGCACCAGAATGTTGTCTACTCAAGATGTTAG TGAGATGTATGGGAGGGAACTGGTTGATCTGCGGAAGGAGAATCGATGGGAGTTCTTAAACACACTGTTCTCTGTCTCAGAAGCTGTGGCTTACATGCAG ATGGTTGAAAGATATGATGAAGGAGCTATATCAGCTGAAATATGTCCGCCTGACTATAGAGGACTTTACAAG GCTGTTGGAAAGGCTTTATTTCGGGCACATGTTGAGGGTCAGCTTAAG AGTGAGATCATGTCAAATCCTGAATTGTTTGTGGAGCCTGATCCAGAATTACCTTTAGCACTGTTAGATCAAAAGGAG GCTGGTAAAAAGCTTCTACTCATTACAAACTCTGATTATCATTACACGGACAAAATGATGAAGCATTCGTTTAACAGATTCCTACCAAATGATATGGGCTGGCGAGATCTGTTTGACATG GTGATAATATCTGCAAGAAAGCCAGAATTCTTTCAAATGTCACACCCATTGTATGAGGTGGTGACAGGTGAGGGTTTAATGCGTCCATGCTTCAAAGCTCAGAAAG GTGGATTGTACTCAGGTGGGAGTGCTCAGATGGTTGAAAACTCCCTAGATATCCATGGGGATGAAATATTATATGTGGGTGATCATATATACACTGATGTGAGTCAATCTAAAGTCCATCAACTATGGCGAACAGCATTGATTTGTCGAGAACTGGAAGAAGAG TACAGTGCTCTGATTCATAGTAGGGATCATCGGGCCACACTGATTGAGCTTATTAATCAAAAGGAGGTGGTGGGGGATCTCTTTAATCAACTTCGGCTAGCTCTGCAAAGGAGAAATACAGGGCGTCCTGCTCAA TGTTATCAGCACTTGACCTGA
- the LOC118061029 gene encoding uncharacterized protein isoform X1, with product MFMTAEVLGKFFLLQKDTRCSFPMAAAATTNSLLFVRPRPMFANNIKRSQMMMACCCSVGEQVFSVTPSNNYEVDYLGQSTKGDLNLNLDHLDAVGIDGPATFQGPIEEVARKNAEEAENLLNDLGISSPSSATNSSRGIFCSRTLNLRSISAIGYDMDYTLIHYNVKAWEGRAYDYCMGNLQSMGFPVDGLAFDPDLVIRGLVIDKEKGNLVKADRFGYVKRAMHGTRMLSTQDVSEMYGRELVDLRKENRWEFLNTLFSVSEAVAYMQMVERYDEGAISAEICPPDYRGLYKAVGKALFRAHVEGQLKSEIMSNPELFVEPDPELPLALLDQKEAGKKLLLITNSDYHYTDKMMKHSFNRFLPNDMGWRDLFDMVIISARKPEFFQMSHPLYEVVTGEGLMRPCFKAQKGGLYSGGSAQMVENSLDIHGDEILYVGDHIYTDVSQSKVHQLWRTALICRELEEEYSALIHSRDHRATLIELINQKEVVGDLFNQLRLALQRRNTGRPAQTLAATNMDDQELTESMQKLLIVMQRLDEKIAPMLEADGELFNERWGFLSRAGLWDKSHLMRQIEKYADIYTSRVSNFLHYTPFMYFRSQEQTLAHDSYSHYQAQINGSAVDSTGAN from the exons ATGTTTATGACGGCGGAGGTTTTGGGAAAATTCTTCTTGCTGCAAAAAGACACCCGCTGTAGCTTTCCAATGGCTGCTGCGGCAACCACTAATTCTCTTCTTTTTGTCAGACCAAGACCCATGTTTGCAAATAACATTAAAAGATCTCAGATGATGATGGCGTGCTGTTGTAGTGTTGGAGAACAAGTCTTCTCAGTCACACCCTCTAATAATTACGAGGTTGATTATTTAGGACAGAGCACTAAAGGGGATTTGAATCTTAACCTTGACCATCTTGACGCCGTTG GAATTGATGGTCCAGCAACTTTTCAAGGTCCAATTGAGGAGGTTGCTAGAAAAAATGCTGAAGAAGCTGAGAATTTGCTTAATGACTTGGGCATTTCG AGTCCCTCTTCAGCAACGAATTCATCCCGAGGCATATTTTGCAGTCGTACTTTAAATCTGAGGTCAATTAGTGCCATTGGATATGACATGGACTACACTTTGATACATTACAATGTGAAG GCCTGGGAAGGACGGGCTTATGATTATTGCATGGGAAATTTACAAAGCATGGGTTTCCCAGTTGATGGACTTGCATTTGATCCAGACTTGGTAATTAGAGGTCTTGTTATAGACAAAGAGAAAGGCAACCTAGTTAAAGCAGATCGGTTTGGTTATGTAAAAAGGGCAATGCATGGCACCAGAATGTTGTCTACTCAAGATGTTAG TGAGATGTATGGGAGGGAACTGGTTGATCTGCGGAAGGAGAATCGATGGGAGTTCTTAAACACACTGTTCTCTGTCTCAGAAGCTGTGGCTTACATGCAG ATGGTTGAAAGATATGATGAAGGAGCTATATCAGCTGAAATATGTCCGCCTGACTATAGAGGACTTTACAAG GCTGTTGGAAAGGCTTTATTTCGGGCACATGTTGAGGGTCAGCTTAAG AGTGAGATCATGTCAAATCCTGAATTGTTTGTGGAGCCTGATCCAGAATTACCTTTAGCACTGTTAGATCAAAAGGAG GCTGGTAAAAAGCTTCTACTCATTACAAACTCTGATTATCATTACACGGACAAAATGATGAAGCATTCGTTTAACAGATTCCTACCAAATGATATGGGCTGGCGAGATCTGTTTGACATG GTGATAATATCTGCAAGAAAGCCAGAATTCTTTCAAATGTCACACCCATTGTATGAGGTGGTGACAGGTGAGGGTTTAATGCGTCCATGCTTCAAAGCTCAGAAAG GTGGATTGTACTCAGGTGGGAGTGCTCAGATGGTTGAAAACTCCCTAGATATCCATGGGGATGAAATATTATATGTGGGTGATCATATATACACTGATGTGAGTCAATCTAAAGTCCATCAACTATGGCGAACAGCATTGATTTGTCGAGAACTGGAAGAAGAG TACAGTGCTCTGATTCATAGTAGGGATCATCGGGCCACACTGATTGAGCTTATTAATCAAAAGGAGGTGGTGGGGGATCTCTTTAATCAACTTCGGCTAGCTCTGCAAAGGAGAAATACAGGGCGTCCTGCTCAA ACCCTTGCTGCAACTAACATGGATGATCAAGAACTCACAGAAAGCATGCAAAAGCTATTGATTGTTATGCAAAGACTGGATGAGAAAATTGCTCCAATGCTAGAAGCAGATGGAGAGCTTTTCAACGAAAG GTGGGGATTTCTTTCTCGTGCAGGTCTGTGGGATAAAAGCCACTTGATGAGACAAATAGAGAA GTATGCTGATATATATACCTCGAGGGTCTCAAATTTCCTGCACTATACCCCATTCATGTACTTCCGTTCACAAGAGCAG ACGCTAGCTCATGATTCATATTCGCACTACCAAGCACAGATCAATGGGTCTGCTGTTGACTCAACCGGTGCTAATTAA